A window of the Syntrophothermus lipocalidus DSM 12680 genome harbors these coding sequences:
- the trmFO gene encoding methylenetetrahydrofolate--tRNA-(uracil(54)-C(5))-methyltransferase (FADH(2)-oxidizing) TrmFO — MVVGGGLAGCEAAYRIAESGIRVRLCEMRPVRMTPAHQTGYLAELVCSNSLKSEDPATAQGLLKAEMRLLGSLLLDCAEDCRVPAGSALAVERELFAAKVTGIIRSHPLIRVEEREITCIPEEGITIIATGPLTSDRLAAWIRDVTGEDNLYFYDAVAPVVTADSLDFSKIFRGSRYGKGGDDYLNCPLTEEEYRRFYRALVEADVHEGHPVDKGLFFEGCMPIEVIARRGEAALCFGPMRPVGLESGDGKRVHAVVQLRQENREGTLYSLVGFQTRLRFKEQERVFRLIPGLEKAEFVRYGVMHRNTYINSPRLLEPTLAFTPKDGVFFAGQITGCEGYMESAATGILAGLNAVRLAAGKPLLVLPRTTMIGALCHHITSASGDRFQPMNANFGLLPPLEEKVKGRRERYLAYSKRSLRSLQEFVDKAELG; from the coding sequence TCGGATCGCCGAGAGCGGGATCAGGGTCAGGTTATGTGAGATGCGTCCTGTTCGAATGACTCCCGCTCACCAGACGGGTTACCTGGCTGAATTGGTTTGCAGTAATTCCCTAAAGTCTGAGGACCCGGCAACTGCCCAAGGCTTACTGAAGGCTGAGATGAGACTGTTGGGGTCTTTGCTGCTGGATTGTGCTGAGGACTGTCGTGTTCCTGCGGGGTCGGCTTTGGCCGTAGAACGAGAGCTTTTTGCTGCTAAGGTAACCGGGATCATCCGTTCCCATCCTCTTATTCGGGTAGAAGAAAGAGAGATTACCTGCATTCCCGAGGAGGGTATTACTATTATTGCAACCGGACCGTTAACCTCTGACCGGTTAGCGGCATGGATAAGGGATGTTACCGGAGAGGACAACCTTTATTTTTACGATGCGGTAGCACCGGTGGTGACTGCCGATAGCTTGGATTTTTCAAAGATATTCCGAGGGTCGCGGTACGGAAAGGGTGGGGATGACTACCTAAACTGTCCCCTAACGGAAGAAGAGTACCGAAGGTTTTACCGTGCCCTGGTCGAAGCAGATGTCCATGAAGGCCATCCGGTGGATAAAGGGCTCTTTTTTGAAGGATGCATGCCGATAGAGGTCATTGCTCGCCGGGGGGAAGCGGCTTTATGCTTCGGCCCGATGCGGCCGGTGGGGCTTGAGTCGGGTGATGGTAAACGGGTGCACGCGGTTGTACAACTTCGACAGGAAAACCGAGAAGGAACTCTTTACAGTTTGGTTGGCTTTCAGACCAGGCTGAGGTTTAAAGAGCAGGAAAGGGTGTTCAGGTTGATTCCAGGACTGGAGAAAGCGGAGTTCGTGCGCTATGGGGTTATGCATCGCAACACCTACATCAACAGTCCCCGGTTACTCGAGCCAACCCTTGCATTCACACCAAAAGATGGCGTGTTCTTTGCCGGGCAGATTACCGGGTGCGAGGGTTATATGGAGTCCGCCGCTACCGGGATTTTGGCAGGGCTGAACGCGGTGCGTCTCGCGGCAGGCAAGCCCTTACTGGTTTTACCGAGGACTACCATGATAGGCGCTTTGTGCCATCACATCACCTCCGCCTCTGGTGACAGGTTCCAGCCAATGAACGCTAATTTCGGTCTACTGCCTCCCTTAGAGGAGAAGGTTAAAGGGCGAAGGGAAAGGTATTTGGCGTATAGCAAAAGATCGCTTCGTAGTCTTCAAGAATTTGTTGATAAAGCGGAGTTAGGCTGA
- the xerC gene encoding tyrosine recombinase XerC, whose translation MGLVLLSHVKRFLEHLEIEKGASPLTLAGYRSDLERFVAHFADKRGIGPEEIGFEVLDPRTVREYLAHLQECGLKRSTMARKVAALRSFGKYLCSSQIIEVNPVATVSTPRREKRLPRFLYSQEVEALLAAPDGGDVLGLRDQAILELLYATGIRVGELVGLDLPDFDAEERFIRVMGKGSKERIVPVGARAVEAMNRYLNSSRRVLAARKQGTENAIFLNRHGTRLSARGVRNIVNRYVEEIALRLKISPHTLRHTFATHLLNGGADLRSVQELLGHARLSTTQVYTHVTAERLKNIYDDKFPRR comes from the coding sequence GTGGGCTTAGTGTTATTGTCGCACGTAAAGAGGTTCCTCGAACACCTCGAGATTGAAAAAGGAGCATCTCCCTTGACTCTGGCGGGCTACAGATCGGATCTCGAGCGTTTTGTGGCTCACTTCGCGGATAAAAGGGGTATCGGGCCGGAAGAAATCGGGTTTGAGGTTCTTGATCCCCGAACGGTCAGGGAGTATCTGGCTCATTTACAAGAATGCGGGCTAAAAAGGTCAACCATGGCCCGCAAGGTGGCGGCTTTAAGGTCGTTTGGCAAGTATCTGTGCAGCTCCCAGATCATCGAGGTTAACCCGGTTGCCACCGTATCCACGCCCAGAAGGGAGAAGAGACTGCCGCGTTTTCTCTACTCGCAAGAAGTGGAAGCTTTGCTGGCAGCACCTGATGGGGGTGATGTTTTGGGATTGCGAGACCAGGCCATACTGGAACTTCTATACGCTACTGGGATCCGGGTAGGAGAGTTGGTGGGCCTGGATTTACCTGATTTCGACGCAGAAGAAAGGTTTATCAGGGTAATGGGCAAAGGGAGCAAAGAGCGGATAGTACCCGTGGGAGCAAGGGCGGTTGAGGCCATGAACAGGTACTTGAACAGCAGCCGCCGGGTGTTGGCGGCTAGAAAACAGGGAACTGAAAACGCGATTTTTTTGAACCGGCACGGTACAAGGTTGTCGGCAAGGGGGGTAAGAAACATCGTGAACCGGTATGTAGAAGAAATTGCCTTGCGGCTAAAGATCAGCCCGCATACCCTGCGTCACACCTTTGCTACTCATTTGTTAAACGGTGGGGCGGACCTTCGCTCTGTGCAGGAGCTCTTAGGCCATGCCAGATTGTCTACAACTCAGGTCTATACTCATGTTACCGCTGAGCGGTTAAAGAACATTTACGACGACAAATTTCCCCGGAGGTGA
- the hslV gene encoding ATP-dependent protease subunit HslV, with product MFRATTIVAVKKDGEVTIAGDGQVTYGQTFVLKAQAKKIRTLYNGKVLAGFAGSVADAITLFERFEDCLRESNGNLTRAAVEVAKQWRTDRVLRRLEALLIVADKEKMFLISGSGEVIEPDDQVVAIGSGGPYALAAARALLRHTQLSSREIAEEALRIAAEICVFTNGNISVEQLK from the coding sequence ATGTTTCGGGCAACTACGATTGTAGCAGTCAAGAAAGACGGTGAGGTTACCATAGCGGGCGATGGGCAGGTTACATACGGACAGACCTTCGTGCTAAAGGCCCAGGCCAAAAAAATACGAACATTATACAACGGTAAGGTGTTGGCAGGGTTTGCCGGATCCGTAGCCGATGCCATCACTCTTTTCGAAAGGTTTGAGGACTGTTTACGCGAGAGTAACGGGAACCTCACCCGGGCAGCGGTGGAGGTAGCGAAGCAGTGGAGGACAGACCGGGTGTTAAGGAGGTTGGAGGCTCTTTTGATAGTGGCCGATAAGGAAAAGATGTTTCTGATTTCCGGAAGTGGCGAGGTCATCGAACCCGACGATCAGGTAGTGGCTATAGGGTCAGGAGGACCGTATGCCTTGGCTGCAGCCCGAGCCCTACTTAGGCATACGCAACTCTCCAGCCGCGAGATCGCGGAAGAAGCTCTGAGGATCGCGGCGGAGATATGTGTCTTTACCAACGGCAACATTTCGGTCGAACAACTGAAGTGA
- the hslU gene encoding ATP-dependent protease ATPase subunit HslU: MENLTPRAIVEELDRYIVGQEAAKKAVAIALRNRYRRKKLPAEIGEEIYPKNIIMIGPTGVGKTEIARRLAKLVNAPFIKVEATKFTEVGYVGRDVDSMIRDLVETSVQMIKKEKMAEVENKARKLAEERIVDYMLPLPKKRGSQVVNPLEFLLGRTSSETDNQDSDIGPGYEDIRRRREILSTKIARMELEDELIEIEVEEKPVSFFEVFSGAGVEEMGINLQDMLGSLAPKSKKKRKVTVAEARRILTNEESQKLIDMDEVQREAVYRAENSGIIFLDEIDKIAGRETGHGPDVSRGGVQRDILPIVEGSTVMTKYGPVKTDHILFIAAGAFHITKPSDLIPELQGRFPIRVELTSLTVEDFRRILTEPDNSLIKQYVALLSTEGVDISFTPEAIDYIAQVSYEVNASTENIGARRLHTILEKVLEDLLFEASEMAGQTVVIDKAYVEARLGPIIKDEDLSRYIL; encoded by the coding sequence ATGGAAAACCTTACCCCCCGGGCGATTGTGGAAGAATTGGACCGTTACATCGTGGGCCAAGAAGCGGCTAAAAAGGCGGTAGCGATTGCCCTGAGGAACCGCTACCGTAGGAAGAAGTTGCCGGCGGAGATAGGAGAAGAGATATACCCTAAAAACATTATTATGATCGGGCCAACTGGCGTTGGAAAGACCGAGATTGCCCGCAGGCTGGCCAAATTGGTAAACGCTCCCTTTATTAAGGTGGAAGCTACTAAGTTTACCGAGGTAGGCTACGTAGGACGAGACGTTGATTCTATGATAAGGGATCTAGTAGAAACCTCTGTGCAGATGATAAAGAAAGAAAAGATGGCCGAGGTGGAAAACAAGGCTCGCAAGCTGGCTGAAGAACGAATAGTAGATTACATGCTGCCCTTACCCAAAAAGAGAGGATCCCAGGTGGTTAACCCGCTGGAGTTCTTGTTAGGCAGGACATCCTCGGAAACTGACAACCAAGACTCGGACATAGGACCCGGCTACGAGGACATAAGGCGACGGCGAGAAATACTATCCACCAAGATTGCCCGCATGGAGCTGGAAGACGAGCTGATCGAGATCGAGGTCGAGGAAAAACCCGTATCGTTTTTCGAGGTTTTTTCGGGAGCTGGCGTCGAGGAGATGGGAATCAACCTTCAAGACATGCTGGGCAGCCTGGCGCCCAAGTCGAAGAAAAAGAGAAAGGTGACGGTAGCGGAAGCGAGGAGGATACTTACCAACGAAGAGTCTCAAAAGCTGATTGACATGGATGAGGTGCAACGGGAAGCTGTCTACCGTGCCGAAAACTCCGGTATAATCTTTCTGGACGAAATCGACAAAATTGCTGGCCGCGAAACCGGCCACGGACCAGACGTGTCTAGAGGTGGAGTGCAAAGAGACATATTGCCCATTGTCGAGGGTTCAACCGTGATGACCAAGTACGGCCCTGTCAAGACCGATCACATTCTTTTTATTGCCGCAGGTGCTTTTCATATAACCAAGCCATCAGATTTAATACCTGAACTGCAAGGAAGGTTTCCCATCAGGGTAGAACTGACCAGCCTGACCGTTGAAGACTTCCGACGGATCCTCACCGAACCCGATAATTCCCTTATCAAGCAGTACGTAGCCTTGTTATCGACCGAGGGGGTAGATATTTCTTTTACTCCTGAAGCAATAGACTATATCGCGCAGGTTTCTTATGAGGTGAACGCCAGTACCGAGAACATAGGGGCAAGGAGGTTACACACCATCTTAGAGAAAGTGCTGGAGGATCTTCTGTTTGAGGCAAGTGAAATGGCAGGTCAAACGGTGGTTATTGATAAAGCTTATGTAGAGGCCCGGCTCGGTCCTATTATAAAGGACGAGGACCTGAGTCGATATATACTATAA
- the codY gene encoding GTP-sensing pleiotropic transcriptional regulator CodY → MAGVSLWKRCLGLSEVTEQQDEAPVDFGQMAALIAQNIDCNVYIVGRRGRILGWSVEEDNGDFPEIEKLLDYVERFPESFNRDFLNLSQPLINRRLGRKCVFRMRRTACDCKGKVFTIIPVQGGRSRLATLVLYRREPEFSEEELVLGKVAALVIANEIMYLKSERQETVSQRKASLGAALAAISQSEREALYHLLSELKGKEGVLVASHVADRVGLTRSVVASALRKFESAGIIESRSLGMKGTYIRLLVDNILDELRG, encoded by the coding sequence TTGGCGGGGGTTAGTCTTTGGAAAAGGTGTCTCGGTTTGAGCGAGGTGACAGAGCAGCAAGACGAAGCACCGGTGGATTTTGGCCAGATGGCGGCTTTGATTGCGCAAAATATTGACTGTAACGTTTATATAGTGGGACGAAGAGGGCGAATCTTGGGGTGGTCCGTTGAGGAGGACAACGGCGATTTCCCTGAAATTGAAAAGTTGTTGGATTATGTCGAACGCTTCCCCGAGAGCTTTAACCGGGATTTTCTCAACCTGTCACAACCTTTGATCAACCGGCGGTTGGGGAGAAAATGTGTTTTTCGGATGAGAAGAACAGCTTGTGACTGCAAAGGAAAGGTATTCACTATAATTCCAGTTCAGGGCGGCCGGAGCAGGCTCGCTACCCTGGTCCTTTACCGCCGTGAACCAGAATTTTCCGAGGAAGAGCTGGTTCTGGGAAAAGTGGCAGCTCTCGTTATAGCCAATGAAATCATGTACCTGAAGTCCGAGAGACAAGAAACCGTTAGCCAGAGAAAGGCTTCGCTCGGAGCGGCATTAGCGGCTATTTCACAGTCAGAAAGAGAGGCACTTTATCACCTTTTGTCTGAGCTTAAAGGTAAGGAAGGGGTCTTGGTGGCTAGCCACGTGGCCGACCGGGTAGGGTTGACCCGGTCAGTAGTGGCCAGCGCTCTTCGCAAGTTTGAGAGCGCCGGCATCATAGAGTCTCGATCGCTGGGCATGAAAGGTACTTACATAAGACTTCTGGTAGACAATATATTGGACGAGCTTCGCGGTTAA
- the flgB gene encoding flagellar basal body rod protein FlgB: MLDKVIGNQRINVLEKALDGAMLRQKVIANNLANVDTPGYKAMEVTFEEQLKNSMKEAGSEYNLKTTHPRHLQIPNISSFQVGINVAEGYTFRNDGNSVDIDREMARLSKNVVYYNAVSTSMSEEFKLLRMAITEGRG, encoded by the coding sequence ATGCTCGATAAGGTCATCGGTAACCAAAGGATAAACGTTTTAGAAAAAGCTTTGGACGGTGCGATGTTGCGGCAAAAGGTCATAGCCAACAATTTGGCCAACGTCGATACCCCAGGGTACAAAGCTATGGAAGTTACTTTTGAAGAACAGCTCAAGAATTCAATGAAAGAAGCGGGGAGCGAGTACAACTTGAAAACAACCCATCCCCGGCACCTCCAAATACCGAACATCTCGAGTTTCCAGGTGGGGATTAATGTTGCCGAAGGGTACACTTTCCGCAATGACGGGAATAGTGTAGATATCGACCGAGAAATGGCGCGACTTTCTAAAAATGTCGTTTATTACAATGCAGTGTCTACCAGTATGAGCGAAGAGTTTAAGCTGCTGCGGATGGCTATCACCGAAGGGAGGGGTTAG
- the flgC gene encoding flagellar basal body rod protein FlgC: MRFLNAFDISASGMTAQRLRMDVISNNLANVNTTRTPQGGPYRRQMVIFEARTPSKGNFKDLLSAYMEGEGGVRVKAIREDTSPFKRVYDPGNPDADQDGYVNMPNVNVVSEMVDMISATRAYEANVSAVEATKSMAMKALEIGR, translated from the coding sequence TTGAGGTTTTTGAACGCCTTCGACATCAGTGCCAGCGGGATGACAGCTCAGCGTCTGAGGATGGATGTTATCTCCAATAACCTGGCTAACGTTAATACTACTCGGACCCCGCAGGGGGGCCCCTACCGCCGACAGATGGTTATTTTCGAAGCTCGTACTCCTAGCAAAGGGAACTTCAAGGATTTATTGAGTGCTTATATGGAAGGCGAGGGGGGGGTTCGGGTAAAAGCCATACGAGAGGACACCTCGCCTTTCAAAAGAGTGTATGATCCTGGGAACCCGGACGCTGATCAGGATGGATACGTAAACATGCCCAATGTCAACGTGGTTTCAGAGATGGTAGACATGATTTCAGCTACCCGGGCTTATGAGGCCAATGTAAGCGCAGTAGAAGCTACGAAAAGTATGGCGATGAAAGCCTTGGAAATCGGTAGATAA
- the fliE gene encoding flagellar hook-basal body complex protein FliE: protein MKIDTVTLNTLKPLQPPSWAKSGQDSASAADNSKSFSSYLKAALNEVNQLQEEAGQSALNLATGGEADVHQTMIAYEKAALALQLTIEVRNKLIEAYQEIMRMQM from the coding sequence ATGAAGATAGATACCGTTACTCTTAATACCCTTAAACCGCTTCAGCCGCCGAGTTGGGCCAAAAGCGGGCAAGACTCAGCTTCGGCAGCCGACAATAGCAAAAGCTTTAGCAGTTATCTGAAAGCTGCGCTGAACGAGGTTAACCAGTTGCAGGAAGAGGCCGGCCAGTCAGCCCTTAACCTGGCTACGGGAGGGGAAGCCGACGTTCACCAAACGATGATAGCATACGAAAAGGCGGCTTTGGCGCTTCAGTTGACCATTGAGGTCAGGAACAAACTCATCGAAGCCTACCAAGAAATCATGAGAATGCAGATGTAG
- the fliF gene encoding flagellar basal-body MS-ring/collar protein FliF: MNSFWERVQHWLQLAKNRWSLLTLNQKVLISGAVLLTLVSLGMLLSSQTAKNYEPLYSGLSVEDAAAITKKLDELKISYRLSDEGSTILVPSEQKYQVRLQLAGEGLPKGTAGFELFQSTSFGETETDKRVKYLTALQGELVRTIESLDKIESARVHLVLPEPRLYVDQEAPATASVVLKVKIGEELTNREISGIVHLVANSVEKLKPENVVVVDQYGNLLSADIPSADSMASAELSVQQMAVKRQLEREKQQAVQSMLDATLGPGKSVVRVNAELNFDEVEQYSQDFDPEQRVVVSKHTVEESNTSSNTGAAASPGVDTNVPTYQGTEGQGTSSSTSEKTEQTVNYEGDKVETKTKVAPGAIKRMTVAVLVDEGFESKREEIVEAVKNAVGADEKRNDSVYVSFMKFQTPTEETAPPASTWQKYMLPAGLGATLVIAVLLFWLARRRKAQEQEGFEALVDEEIPIESLVERELTPEEREKLKIREEIDKLIDENPADVAQIIRTWLLEEKR; the protein is encoded by the coding sequence ATGAACAGTTTTTGGGAGCGAGTACAACACTGGTTACAGCTGGCCAAGAACAGGTGGAGTCTGTTGACTCTTAACCAGAAGGTTCTCATCAGCGGGGCTGTGCTTCTTACTTTGGTATCGCTAGGAATGCTTTTGTCCAGCCAAACGGCCAAGAACTACGAACCATTGTATTCCGGCCTGTCGGTGGAAGATGCTGCTGCCATAACCAAAAAGCTCGATGAGCTGAAAATAAGTTACCGCTTGAGCGACGAAGGTAGCACCATTCTAGTTCCTTCTGAGCAGAAGTACCAGGTGAGGTTACAGCTGGCAGGGGAAGGGCTACCAAAGGGAACAGCCGGTTTTGAGCTGTTTCAGAGTACCAGTTTTGGTGAGACCGAGACTGACAAAAGGGTGAAGTATCTGACAGCCCTGCAGGGAGAACTGGTCAGGACCATCGAAAGCTTAGACAAGATAGAATCCGCTCGGGTGCACCTGGTGTTGCCCGAGCCGCGGCTTTATGTCGATCAAGAGGCGCCGGCCACCGCTTCGGTGGTGCTGAAGGTGAAGATTGGCGAGGAATTGACCAACAGGGAAATATCAGGGATTGTCCATCTCGTGGCCAACAGTGTAGAGAAACTGAAACCCGAAAACGTGGTGGTGGTCGACCAGTACGGTAATCTACTTTCCGCTGATATTCCCTCCGCTGATTCTATGGCCTCGGCCGAGTTGTCGGTCCAGCAGATGGCAGTTAAGAGGCAGCTGGAAAGGGAAAAACAGCAAGCGGTTCAGAGCATGCTGGATGCAACCCTGGGGCCGGGCAAATCAGTAGTGAGGGTTAACGCAGAGCTTAATTTCGATGAAGTCGAACAGTACAGCCAGGATTTTGACCCTGAACAAAGGGTCGTGGTGAGCAAGCATACGGTGGAAGAGTCCAACACCAGCAGTAACACGGGGGCTGCTGCATCTCCTGGAGTCGATACCAATGTTCCGACGTATCAAGGGACAGAAGGGCAAGGGACTTCTAGTTCTACCTCGGAAAAGACCGAGCAGACCGTCAATTATGAAGGAGATAAGGTGGAGACCAAAACCAAGGTTGCTCCGGGAGCAATCAAAAGGATGACGGTAGCTGTGCTGGTCGACGAAGGGTTTGAGTCAAAGCGAGAAGAAATAGTTGAGGCCGTCAAAAATGCTGTCGGGGCCGACGAGAAAAGAAATGACAGCGTGTATGTTAGCTTTATGAAATTTCAAACCCCAACTGAGGAGACTGCTCCTCCGGCAAGTACTTGGCAAAAGTATATGTTACCAGCAGGTTTGGGGGCCACGTTGGTGATAGCCGTTTTGCTGTTCTGGCTGGCTAGACGCAGGAAAGCACAAGAACAAGAAGGGTTTGAGGCTTTGGTAGACGAGGAGATACCTATTGAATCTTTGGTCGAACGGGAACTGACTCCGGAAGAAAGAGAAAAGCTCAAGATCCGCGAGGAGATCGATAAGCTTATAGATGAAAATCCCGCAGATGTGGCTCAGATAATAAGAACCTGGCTATTGGAAGAGAAGAGGTGA
- the fliG gene encoding flagellar motor switch protein FliG, whose protein sequence is MVRKGLSGKQKAANFLIFLGPEKSAKIFKHLNESEIEELTLEIANVRKITGDRVDDVFREFYEMALANQYIAQGGIEYAKELLEKALGPQKAVEILSRISASLQVRPFDFARKTEPAQLLNFIQAEHPQTIALVLAYLEPEKASIILSALPPDKQSDVARRIALMDTTSPDAIKEVERVLERKLSSVIPHEVTSAGGVKSLVEILNRVDRATEKTILEALEVQDPELAEEVKRLMFVFEDIVTMDDRSVQRVLREVESHDLALALKGASDEVATKIFNNMSKRAGEMLREDIQFMGPVRLRDVEEAQQRIVNIIRKLEDAGEIVIARGGGDEIIV, encoded by the coding sequence ATGGTCAGGAAGGGTTTGAGCGGCAAGCAGAAGGCTGCTAATTTTCTTATTTTCCTGGGCCCGGAAAAGTCAGCCAAGATTTTCAAACACCTGAACGAGAGCGAAATTGAGGAACTTACTCTGGAGATAGCCAACGTTCGCAAGATTACCGGGGATCGCGTGGACGACGTTTTCCGCGAGTTCTACGAAATGGCTTTGGCTAACCAGTACATCGCCCAGGGGGGCATCGAGTACGCGAAAGAACTTCTAGAGAAAGCCTTAGGGCCCCAGAAAGCCGTAGAAATACTGTCCAGGATATCGGCATCGCTTCAAGTACGACCTTTTGACTTTGCCCGTAAGACAGAACCTGCGCAGTTATTGAACTTTATCCAGGCCGAACACCCGCAGACCATCGCTTTGGTGTTGGCGTATTTGGAACCCGAGAAAGCTTCGATTATTCTTTCCGCGTTACCGCCTGATAAACAATCGGATGTAGCGAGAAGGATAGCGTTGATGGATACGACTTCACCGGATGCGATTAAGGAAGTGGAGAGGGTGCTGGAGCGCAAGTTGTCTTCGGTGATCCCTCATGAAGTTACCAGTGCCGGCGGGGTTAAGTCTCTGGTCGAGATTTTGAACCGGGTGGACCGGGCTACAGAGAAGACCATACTGGAAGCTTTGGAAGTTCAGGATCCGGAATTAGCAGAAGAGGTTAAGAGGCTGATGTTTGTCTTCGAGGACATCGTCACCATGGATGACCGTTCGGTTCAAAGAGTGCTGCGTGAAGTGGAGTCTCATGATCTGGCATTGGCGCTTAAAGGGGCGAGTGATGAGGTCGCGACCAAGATATTTAACAACATGTCGAAGCGTGCTGGCGAGATGTTGCGTGAGGATATACAGTTCATGGGACCGGTACGTTTGCGCGACGTAGAAGAGGCGCAGCAACGCATAGTCAACATCATCCGCAAGCTGGAAGATGCTGGAGAGATTGTTATTGCCCGCGGTGGGGGTGACGAGATCATTGTCTAA
- a CDS encoding FliH/SctL family protein produces MSKIIKSKYLVIKEPRMLSNFEPESGKGLAEIRNNETLVEPDKRELEVEELRTEVAEVIREAEDMVKEILENARAEAQQVIASAEEEADRIKNLARQEAELIKKHSWEEGYREGQEKAFQEIEDLRSKTLLECHQMVEEARKTKESIIRSAEEDIVNLALAIARKIIDKEVRENSDIIINLIRSTLAMVGNAGNSKILVNSHDFETVAENRFSLASPGQAIEHLEVQLDNRITPGGFIIESDVGIVDAQLETRISKVAEALMGEAGNSGESNHT; encoded by the coding sequence TTGTCTAAGATCATCAAGTCAAAATACTTGGTAATTAAGGAGCCTCGGATGTTGAGCAATTTCGAACCGGAGTCAGGGAAGGGGCTAGCCGAAATAAGAAATAATGAGACCCTGGTTGAACCTGATAAGCGGGAACTTGAAGTGGAGGAGCTTCGCACAGAAGTGGCTGAGGTCATTAGAGAAGCAGAGGATATGGTAAAAGAGATCCTGGAAAATGCCCGGGCCGAAGCGCAGCAGGTAATAGCCTCAGCAGAGGAAGAAGCTGACAGGATAAAGAACCTAGCACGGCAGGAGGCAGAATTGATCAAAAAACACTCCTGGGAAGAGGGTTATCGCGAGGGACAGGAAAAGGCTTTCCAAGAGATAGAAGACTTAAGAAGCAAGACCTTGTTAGAGTGTCATCAGATGGTAGAAGAAGCAAGGAAGACCAAGGAATCTATCATCCGTTCTGCAGAAGAAGACATAGTGAACTTGGCTTTAGCCATAGCCCGTAAGATCATAGATAAGGAAGTAAGAGAAAATTCCGATATAATTATTAACCTAATACGCAGTACCCTGGCGATGGTTGGAAACGCGGGAAACTCAAAGATCCTGGTAAATTCCCATGATTTTGAGACTGTCGCGGAGAACAGATTTAGCCTCGCCAGCCCTGGCCAGGCTATCGAGCATTTGGAAGTTCAGCTTGATAACCGGATTACTCCGGGTGGTTTTATCATTGAAAGCGATGTAGGGATAGTGGATGCTCAGCTGGAAACCCGTATAAGTAAGGTGGCTGAAGCCTTGATGGGGGAAGCAGGAAACAGTGGGGAAAGTAACCACACTTGA